In Kitasatospora sp. NBC_00240, the following are encoded in one genomic region:
- a CDS encoding ADP-ribosylglycohydrolase family protein — translation MEQLSLRELAVYRARLRGCLLGGAIGDALGHPIEGLSLPGIRARYGEHGVTGPVPDLDGVTGRISDETQLTLFTAEGWLSAYARAMARGLGGAETAMVHDAYQAWQETQTYPEPPPRDGLRHRSGRLREERWLYARRGPGPATAAGLRESHVPVPWIPVDGTPGPVNPDSKGCGAVVRSAPFGFTGSDPKWCFELAARCAQITHGHPTGYYAAGAFAAMISHLVNGGSVEAAVLMSMELLAGYPGHEETTAALRRAVDLARTGPATPSKVESLGAGWIAEEALAVGLYTALAPTEYREDRTPVEIALLTAVNHSGDSDSTGSVCGNLLGAHYGDCLLPAHWLQQIEGRAVIAALADDFAAEVHPGESRPWLYH, via the coding sequence GTGGAACAGCTGTCGTTGCGTGAGCTGGCGGTGTACCGCGCACGACTGCGCGGCTGCCTGCTCGGCGGAGCGATCGGGGACGCCCTCGGCCACCCGATCGAGGGCCTGTCCCTGCCCGGCATCCGGGCCCGGTACGGGGAGCACGGCGTGACCGGACCGGTCCCGGACCTCGACGGCGTGACCGGGCGGATCAGCGACGAGACCCAGCTGACGCTCTTCACCGCCGAGGGCTGGCTGAGCGCCTACGCCCGGGCGATGGCCAGGGGGCTCGGCGGCGCGGAGACCGCCATGGTGCACGACGCGTACCAGGCCTGGCAGGAGACCCAGACCTACCCGGAACCGCCGCCGCGGGACGGCCTGCGGCACCGCAGCGGCCGGCTGCGCGAGGAGCGGTGGCTGTACGCCCGACGCGGGCCCGGCCCGGCCACCGCCGCCGGGCTGCGGGAGAGTCACGTCCCCGTACCGTGGATCCCGGTCGACGGCACCCCGGGCCCGGTGAACCCCGACTCGAAGGGGTGCGGCGCGGTGGTCCGCTCGGCGCCCTTCGGCTTCACCGGGAGCGACCCCAAGTGGTGCTTCGAACTCGCCGCCCGCTGCGCGCAGATCACCCACGGCCACCCGACCGGCTACTACGCCGCCGGCGCCTTCGCCGCGATGATCAGCCACTTGGTCAACGGCGGGTCGGTGGAGGCCGCCGTCCTGATGAGCATGGAGCTGCTCGCCGGCTACCCGGGCCACGAGGAGACGACGGCGGCCCTGCGCAGGGCCGTCGACCTCGCCCGGACCGGCCCGGCGACCCCGTCGAAGGTGGAGAGCCTCGGCGCGGGCTGGATCGCCGAGGAGGCCCTGGCCGTCGGCCTCTACACGGCGCTCGCCCCCACCGAGTACCGGGAGGACCGCACACCCGTCGAGATCGCCCTGCTGACCGCCGTCAACCACTCCGGCGACAGCGACTCCACCGGCTCCGTCTGCGGCAACCTGCTGGGCGCCCATTACGGGGACTGCCTGCTGCCGGCGCACTGGCTGCAGCAGATCGAGGGCCGGGCCGTGATCGCCGCGCTCGCCGACGACTTCGCCGCCGAGGTCCACCCCGGCGAGTCACGTCCGTGGTTGTACCACTGA
- a CDS encoding SDR family oxidoreductase, which produces MTAVEDIQDTGTTPETVEYGPGIDPERLALCLDVLAELDQLDVDHPDAITVRQAVGGVFRTLKQRRRQEMRARKTANDRAVTAATATGAPGRIDDETAGAFGLTTVTTTEIAGVLERPRSCYTCKQRYVEVDAFYHQLCQSCAKLNHSRRDAHADLTGRRALLTGGRAKIGMYIALRLLRDGAHTTITTRFPNDAIRRFKAMPDSAEWLHRLKIVGIDLRDPAQVMALADEVAADGPLDILINNAAQTVRRPPESYRELVTAESAPLPLGELPQSTTIGRFGSGSVELPALPGQATGGSERLSAEDVTSLALVSGSASPARIEAGTAIDAGGLVPDLAPTNSWVQTVSEVGPMELLEVQLCNSTAPFILISRLRPAMAASSARRKYVVNVSAMEGVFSRGYKGAGHPHTNMAKAALNMLTRTSAKEMLESDGILMTAVDTGWITDERPHPDKMRLAAEGFHAPLDLVDGAARVYDPIVRGELGEDLYGCFLKDYAQSTW; this is translated from the coding sequence ATGACGGCGGTCGAGGACATCCAGGACACCGGGACGACCCCGGAGACGGTCGAGTACGGTCCGGGCATCGACCCCGAACGGCTGGCGCTCTGCCTCGACGTGCTCGCCGAGCTGGACCAGCTCGACGTGGACCACCCCGACGCGATCACCGTGCGGCAGGCCGTGGGCGGCGTCTTCCGTACCCTCAAGCAGCGCCGCCGCCAGGAGATGCGGGCCCGCAAGACGGCCAACGACCGCGCCGTGACGGCCGCCACGGCCACCGGCGCTCCCGGGCGGATCGACGACGAGACGGCCGGCGCCTTCGGCCTCACCACCGTCACCACCACCGAGATCGCCGGCGTCCTGGAGCGTCCGCGCTCCTGCTACACCTGCAAGCAGCGGTACGTCGAGGTGGACGCCTTCTACCACCAGCTCTGCCAGTCCTGCGCGAAGCTCAACCACAGCCGCCGGGACGCCCACGCCGACCTGACCGGCAGGCGCGCGCTGCTGACCGGCGGCCGGGCGAAGATCGGGATGTACATCGCGCTGCGGCTGCTGCGCGACGGCGCCCACACCACCATCACCACGCGCTTCCCCAACGACGCGATCCGCCGCTTCAAGGCGATGCCGGACAGCGCGGAGTGGCTGCACCGGCTGAAGATCGTCGGGATCGACCTGCGTGACCCGGCCCAGGTGATGGCGCTGGCCGACGAGGTCGCCGCCGACGGGCCGCTGGACATCCTGATCAACAACGCCGCGCAGACCGTGCGCCGGCCCCCGGAGTCGTACCGCGAGCTGGTCACCGCCGAGTCGGCGCCGCTGCCGCTCGGCGAGCTGCCGCAGTCCACCACCATCGGGCGCTTCGGCAGCGGCAGCGTCGAGCTGCCCGCCCTGCCCGGCCAGGCCACCGGCGGCAGCGAGCGGCTGAGCGCCGAGGACGTCACCTCCCTCGCCCTGGTCTCCGGCTCCGCCTCGCCGGCCCGGATCGAGGCCGGCACGGCCATCGACGCCGGCGGCCTGGTGCCGGACCTGGCACCGACCAACAGCTGGGTCCAGACGGTCAGCGAGGTGGGCCCGATGGAGCTGCTGGAGGTCCAGCTCTGCAACTCCACCGCGCCGTTCATCCTGATCAGCCGGCTGCGCCCGGCGATGGCCGCCTCGTCGGCCCGCCGCAAGTACGTGGTGAACGTCTCCGCGATGGAGGGCGTCTTCAGCCGCGGCTACAAGGGCGCCGGCCACCCGCACACCAACATGGCCAAGGCCGCGCTGAACATGCTGACCCGCACCAGCGCCAAGGAGATGCTGGAGAGCGACGGCATCCTGATGACCGCCGTCGACACCGGCTGGATCACCGACGAGCGTCCGCACCCCGACAAGATGCGGCTCGCCGCCGAGGGCTTCCACGCCCCGCTGGACCTGGTCGACGGCGCCGCGCGGGTCTACGACCCCATCGTCCGCGGCGAGTTGGGCGAGGACCTGTACGGCTGCTTCCTCAAGGACTACGCCCAGTCCACCTGGTGA
- a CDS encoding NUDIX domain-containing protein, with product MTVAPILGVGVIVPTGTGEVLLGRRITAGEQPTWGLPGGKVDQPGESFEQAAARELAEETGIELPAGAMRVLAVLLDHQLGRPRLTAAVLAPPSTAPAEVTEPHSCAGWERFGTDALPSPLFHPSGLVLGRWLPGRAALPDATYAYPVARG from the coding sequence ATGACCGTCGCACCGATCCTCGGAGTCGGCGTGATCGTGCCCACCGGGACGGGCGAGGTGCTGCTCGGCCGTCGCATCACGGCGGGCGAGCAGCCCACCTGGGGCCTGCCCGGCGGCAAGGTCGACCAGCCGGGCGAGTCCTTCGAGCAGGCCGCCGCCCGGGAGTTGGCCGAGGAGACCGGCATCGAGCTGCCGGCCGGCGCCATGCGCGTACTGGCGGTGCTGCTGGACCATCAGCTCGGCCGCCCCCGGCTGACGGCCGCCGTGCTGGCGCCGCCGAGCACCGCACCCGCCGAGGTCACCGAACCGCACAGCTGCGCGGGCTGGGAACGCTTCGGGACGGACGCGCTGCCGAGCCCGCTGTTCCACCCGTCGGGGCTGGTGCTCGGCCGCTGGCTCCCCGGCCGGGCCGCCCTGCCGGACGCCACCTACGCCTATCCGGTCGCTCGGGGCTGA